A single window of Meiothermus sp. DNA harbors:
- the nuoK gene encoding NADH-quinone oxidoreductase subunit NuoK yields the protein MIWLIASALLFSIGAYGVLTRRTAILMFLSIELMLNAAALSLISFSKLLGSLDAQVVVLFIIAIAAAEVAVGLGLIVAIFRRRETTSVDELRQLRG from the coding sequence ATGATCTGGCTAATCGCTTCCGCTTTGTTGTTTTCCATCGGTGCCTACGGGGTGCTGACCCGGCGCACAGCTATTCTGATGTTCCTCTCAATCGAACTGATGTTGAACGCTGCGGCTCTTTCCCTCATCAGTTTTTCCAAGCTGTTGGGTAGCCTGGACGCACAGGTGGTGGTGTTGTTCATCATTGCCATCGCCGCCGCCGAGGTAGCGGTGGGCCTGGGCCTGATTGTGGCCATCTTCCGCCGCCGCGAGACCACGAGCGTGGACGAACTACGGCAGCTTAGGGGGTAA
- a CDS encoding NADH-quinone oxidoreductase subunit J produces MSVGFWEIFALLLLVGTGLAVVRLQNAVHAALALIANFLVVAGLYVALEARFVAMIQIIVYAGAIVVLFLFVIMLLSAANANVGQDLLPRLPWVAGLGALGLAGVLTFAVTRFQPPAEVPALGGGLPQALGPLLYDPEKWLYALLAVGFLLLVATVAAVVLIEPERIIAATSHPAHPHPAEPRSPDAAQKDERVVTKR; encoded by the coding sequence ATGAGTGTCGGATTTTGGGAAATCTTCGCGTTGCTGCTCCTGGTCGGTACCGGCCTGGCGGTGGTGCGCCTACAAAATGCTGTCCATGCGGCCTTGGCGTTGATTGCCAACTTCTTGGTGGTGGCCGGCCTCTACGTGGCGCTGGAAGCCCGCTTTGTGGCCATGATCCAGATTATCGTCTATGCCGGGGCCATTGTGGTGCTGTTCTTGTTTGTAATCATGCTGCTCTCGGCGGCTAATGCCAACGTGGGCCAGGACTTGCTGCCTAGGCTGCCCTGGGTAGCCGGGCTAGGTGCGCTGGGTCTGGCCGGGGTTTTGACCTTTGCCGTGACCCGTTTCCAACCACCCGCCGAGGTTCCCGCGCTGGGAGGCGGATTGCCGCAAGCCCTGGGGCCTTTACTCTACGACCCCGAGAAATGGCTCTACGCGCTCCTGGCGGTGGGCTTTTTGCTGTTGGTGGCCACGGTGGCCGCGGTGGTGCTGATTGAGCCGGAGCGGATCATTGCCGCTACCAGCCACCCTGCCCATCCCCACCCAGCAGAGCCCCGTAGCCCCGACGCAGCGCAAAAAGACGAGAGGGTGGTGACGAAGCGATGA
- the nuoI gene encoding NADH-quinone oxidoreductase subunit NuoI, with the protein MRATSERSEPMSIAALAQSMGITLKALFSKPVTIPYPDAPVPLKPRFHGRHVLTRHPNGLEKCIGCSLCAAACPAYAIYVEAAENDPHNPVSAGERYAKVYEINMLRCIFCGLCEEACPTGAVVMGYDFEMADYRYSDFVYGKEDMLVEVQGTKPQRREAAYTGKPIKRGYTVPYVRPELEGVKPPEPK; encoded by the coding sequence GTGCGGGCGACTAGCGAAAGGAGTGAACCAATGAGCATTGCAGCACTGGCGCAAAGCATGGGCATCACGCTCAAGGCGCTGTTTTCCAAACCCGTTACCATTCCCTATCCCGACGCCCCGGTGCCCCTAAAGCCGCGCTTCCACGGGCGGCACGTGCTCACCCGGCACCCCAACGGCCTCGAGAAGTGCATCGGGTGTTCGCTGTGTGCGGCGGCTTGTCCGGCTTATGCCATCTATGTAGAGGCAGCCGAAAACGACCCCCACAACCCGGTGAGCGCAGGGGAGCGCTATGCCAAGGTCTACGAGATCAACATGCTGCGTTGCATCTTTTGCGGGCTGTGCGAGGAGGCCTGTCCTACCGGCGCGGTGGTGATGGGCTACGACTTCGAGATGGCCGACTACCGCTACTCCGACTTTGTGTACGGCAAAGAGGACATGCTGGTCGAGGTGCAGGGTACCAAGCCCCAGCGCCGCGAGGCGGCCTATACCGGCAAGCCCATCAAGAGGGGCTATACCGTGCCCTACGTACGGCCTGAGCTCGAGGGGGTCAAGCCACCGGAGCCCAAGTAG